The proteins below are encoded in one region of Sporosarcina sp. FSL K6-1508:
- a CDS encoding nucleotide pyrophosphohydrolase has translation MEKLQNEIREFTKARNWGGNHDARNLAISISLEASELLEHFQWKSGEEAVAHNRQEIVDEAADVFIYLLQFADLLGIDLEEAARAKMKKNAVKYPV, from the coding sequence ATGGAAAAGCTGCAAAATGAAATACGTGAATTCACGAAAGCTCGAAATTGGGGCGGCAATCACGATGCTCGAAATCTCGCCATTTCAATCTCATTGGAGGCAAGTGAACTACTGGAACACTTCCAATGGAAATCGGGAGAGGAAGCAGTCGCTCATAATAGGCAGGAAATCGTAGACGAGGCGGCGGACGTGTTCATTTACCTACTGCAATTCGCTGATCTCCTCGGCATTGATTTGGAAGAAGCAGCACGTGCGAAGATGAAAAAGAACGCAGTGAAATATCCTGTATAA
- a CDS encoding glycine betaine ABC transporter substrate-binding protein, whose protein sequence is MKKGLGIILLSSALLLGACGGKDEIVISGKPWTEQFILPHILGQYIEAETDYKVTYKDGLGEVAIMTPALEKGDIDLYVEYTGTGLKDVLKEESTAGESSESVLERVKKGYEDKFEVTWLQPLGFENGYTLAFTKDKEYNAKTYSDLAGISADEDMVFGAPHAFYERKGDGYDDMVISYPFKFKETKSLDPNVMYEAVKNGDVDVIPAFTTDSRIQMFDLATTEDDLGFFPKYDAAPVVRQETLKKFPDLEKVLNSLAGKISEEDMLKMNARVDLDKEKPEDVAKDFLVEKGLIKE, encoded by the coding sequence ATGAAAAAAGGGTTAGGAATTATTTTACTGTCGTCGGCACTGCTTCTTGGAGCGTGCGGCGGTAAAGATGAAATTGTTATCAGTGGAAAGCCGTGGACAGAGCAATTCATACTGCCGCATATTTTAGGTCAATACATTGAAGCGGAAACAGATTATAAAGTGACTTACAAAGACGGGCTGGGTGAAGTGGCAATCATGACGCCAGCGCTTGAAAAAGGTGACATCGATCTTTATGTAGAATATACAGGAACGGGTTTGAAAGACGTTCTGAAAGAAGAATCGACAGCGGGAGAGAGTTCTGAAAGCGTGTTGGAACGTGTGAAAAAGGGATACGAAGATAAATTTGAAGTAACATGGCTTCAACCGCTTGGTTTCGAAAACGGCTATACACTGGCTTTTACGAAGGATAAAGAATACAATGCGAAAACGTACTCCGATCTGGCGGGAATTTCCGCTGATGAAGACATGGTATTCGGAGCACCGCATGCATTCTATGAACGTAAAGGTGATGGCTACGATGATATGGTGATTTCTTATCCATTTAAATTTAAGGAAACGAAAAGCTTAGACCCGAATGTGATGTATGAAGCGGTGAAAAATGGGGATGTTGACGTTATTCCAGCATTCACAACAGACAGCCGTATTCAGATGTTCGATCTTGCCACAACGGAAGATGATCTAGGGTTCTTCCCGAAATATGACGCGGCGCCAGTCGTCCGTCAAGAAACATTAAAAAAGTTCCCAGATCTTGAAAAAGTATTAAATAGCTTGGCAGGAAAAATTTCGGAAGAAGATATGTTGAAAATGAATGCCCGCGTCGATTTGGATAAAGAGAAGCCAGAAGATGTTGCAAAGGACTTTCTGGTAGAAAAAGGATTAATTAAGGAATAA
- a CDS encoding ABC transporter permease, with translation MKNFIETVTSRSDMITEAFLQHIFLSFVALAIGILIALPAGMLIARHRRFAEPIIGVAAVLQTIPSLALFGFLVPLIGIGSKTALIALIIYALLPIVRNTYAGLTGVDEAIVEAGRGMGMTPNQILKKIELPIALPVIMAGIRTATVLTVGIATLATFVGAGGLGDVIYRGLQSYNNALVLAGALPVALLAIAFDFILKWVEKKVTPKGVQH, from the coding sequence ATGAAGAACTTTATCGAAACGGTGACTAGCCGCTCAGACATGATTACAGAAGCTTTTCTCCAACACATTTTCCTTTCTTTTGTAGCACTTGCCATCGGGATTCTCATTGCTTTGCCAGCTGGAATGCTGATCGCCCGCCATCGTCGTTTTGCAGAGCCGATTATCGGAGTAGCAGCAGTTCTGCAAACAATACCAAGTCTTGCGTTATTCGGTTTTCTAGTTCCTTTAATTGGAATTGGTTCAAAGACCGCTCTTATTGCACTTATTATTTACGCGTTGTTGCCAATCGTACGAAATACATATGCAGGTCTTACCGGTGTCGATGAAGCGATTGTCGAGGCGGGTCGCGGAATGGGGATGACTCCGAATCAAATCTTGAAGAAAATTGAACTCCCCATCGCCTTGCCTGTCATCATGGCGGGGATTAGAACGGCAACGGTGCTGACGGTCGGTATTGCTACCCTCGCAACGTTTGTCGGAGCAGGGGGGCTCGGAGATGTTATTTATAGGGGGTTGCAGTCCTACAATAATGCGCTTGTTCTTGCAGGGGCGCTACCAGTTGCACTTCTCGCCATCGCTTTTGACTTTATCCTGAAATGGGTAGAGAAGAAGGTAACACCAAAAGGCGTACAACATTGA